From one Notolabrus celidotus isolate fNotCel1 chromosome 2, fNotCel1.pri, whole genome shotgun sequence genomic stretch:
- the srek1ip1 gene encoding protein SREK1IP1, which translates to MAAPGPNKDNIRAGCKKCGYPGHLTFECRNFVRVDPQKDIVLDVSSTSSEESEDDVPTAQRPEKLRRGAQHRRGSHDDDDDDKKKRRKQKKSRDRSARKRSASSSSDETTTKKKKKHSRSNSSSQEEEEEEQGKKKKLKSHKKKSKKNKKEHGKNHKKKSKKKKQESSPSSSSGSKESSDSD; encoded by the exons ATGGCCGCTCCAG GGCCGAACAAGGACAACATTCGGGCTGGATGTAAGAAATGTGGATACC CTGGCCACTTAACCTTTGAGTGCAGAAACTTCGTCAGAGTGGACCCCCAGAAAGACATCGTCCTGGATGTGAGCAGCACCAGCAGTGAGGAGAGCGAGGACGACGTACCGACGGCTCAGAGACCTGAGAAGCTGAGGCGAGGAGCCCAGCATCGCAGAG GTTCccatgatgatgacgatgatgacaAGAAAAAGAGACGCAAGCAGaagaagagcagagacagaTCGGCAAGAAAGAG ATCCGCTTCATCATCGAGCGATGAGACGaccacaaagaagaaaaagaaacacagcaggTCCAACTCTTCGTctcaagaggaggaggaggaggagcaggggaagaagaagaagctgaagagcCACAAGAAGAAaagcaaaaagaacaaaaaggaacaCGGGAAGAATCACAaaaagaagtcaaagaagaagaaacaggagTCATCCCCCTCTTCATCGTCCGGCTCCAAAGAATCCTCAGACAGTGACTGA